Proteins encoded together in one Oxalobacteraceae sp. CFBP 8761 window:
- a CDS encoding histidine kinase, protein MWAGIAKWYRQWEQEQLAVLQDPALARQAPFGYRRYVACKLAALPLRERQELYRFSVYWRGPRVWLALASLCLVLSVLGLLLHLAFMPAAPWWKTVVAANTIGLALSASFAGVWFNYRKIARAKLRALASMVGLGAIGGLFGTLIVTVSRGKPWQELIDDLPRTLMLVTGAATVLIAAPSIVLAVLRNRHYETANAQLQRDAEQARLARELSETQLRLLRAQIEPHFLFNTLGAVQQLAQEKAPRAAELTAHLIDFLRASMSDMRCEQVSLATEFGLVESYLAVMQIRMGERLRFRIDLPTSLAATQVPSMLVLTLAENAIKHGIEPSLRGGAITVTAHEDADRIRIAVHDSGVGMSDTPGNGTGLENVRSRLRLAYGESASLVLSEAEPGLLAELFIPRKDAQ, encoded by the coding sequence ATGTGGGCAGGGATCGCGAAGTGGTACCGGCAGTGGGAGCAGGAACAACTGGCAGTGCTGCAGGACCCGGCGCTGGCGCGCCAGGCGCCCTTTGGTTACCGCCGCTATGTCGCCTGCAAGCTGGCAGCGCTGCCGCTCCGCGAGCGCCAGGAGTTGTACCGGTTTTCCGTCTATTGGCGTGGACCCCGGGTATGGCTGGCACTAGCCTCGCTGTGCCTCGTGCTGTCCGTGCTCGGATTGCTGCTCCATCTGGCCTTCATGCCTGCCGCCCCATGGTGGAAGACGGTTGTTGCGGCCAATACGATCGGGCTGGCACTGTCGGCATCATTCGCGGGGGTCTGGTTCAACTACCGGAAGATCGCGCGCGCCAAGCTCAGGGCGCTGGCCTCAATGGTTGGCCTCGGAGCGATCGGTGGCCTGTTCGGGACCCTCATCGTTACGGTAAGCCGTGGCAAGCCATGGCAGGAACTGATCGATGATCTGCCACGCACGTTGATGCTGGTGACGGGTGCCGCAACGGTGCTGATCGCAGCACCGTCGATCGTGCTCGCTGTACTGCGCAACCGGCACTACGAAACTGCGAATGCCCAACTCCAGCGCGATGCCGAACAGGCGCGCCTGGCCCGCGAACTGAGCGAAACCCAGCTGCGCCTGTTGCGCGCCCAGATCGAACCGCACTTCCTGTTCAATACCCTCGGCGCCGTGCAGCAACTGGCACAAGAGAAAGCGCCGCGCGCCGCCGAACTCACGGCGCACCTGATCGATTTCCTGCGCGCCAGCATGAGCGACATGCGCTGCGAGCAGGTGAGCCTTGCCACCGAATTCGGTCTGGTCGAATCGTACCTGGCCGTGATGCAGATCCGGATGGGCGAGCGCCTGCGGTTCCGGATCGACCTCCCTACCAGCCTGGCCGCCACCCAGGTCCCCAGCATGCTGGTACTGACCCTGGCCGAGAACGCGATCAAGCACGGCATCGAGCCGTCGCTGCGCGGCGGCGCCATCACCGTCACCGCCCACGAAGACGCCGACCGGATCCGCATCGCGGTGCACGACAGCGGCGTGGGCATGAGCGACACGCCCGGCAACGGCACGGGCCTGGAGAATGTGCGCAGTCGTCTGCGCCTGGCCTATGGCGAGAGCGCCAGCCTGGTGCTGAGCGAAGCCGAACCGGGCCTGCTGGCCGAACTCTTCATCCCCCGCAAGGACGCGCAATGA
- a CDS encoding response regulator transcription factor, giving the protein MTVTILVAEDEPLMRERLLGMLALAWPDAQVIAAVDNGLDAWDAYLEHAPRVVFLDIRMPGLSGLEVAERIGRQAHVVFVTAYDQYAVDAFDAGAVDYLLKPIQPGRLDKALARLREKLDSQPMDVSAVVRQVKAASPAPAREKLKWLKASVGKQIRLIDVEEVLFFQADTKYTRVVLEGSEALVRIPLKDLLGGLDADRFWQIHRGTVVKVTAIRAAERIDAERMQVLLRGSSEVLPVSRSFTHLFRE; this is encoded by the coding sequence ATGACAGTCACGATTCTGGTCGCCGAAGACGAACCGCTGATGCGCGAGCGCCTGCTCGGCATGCTGGCGCTGGCCTGGCCCGACGCGCAGGTGATCGCGGCGGTCGACAATGGCCTCGATGCCTGGGACGCCTATCTGGAGCACGCGCCGCGCGTGGTATTTCTGGATATCCGCATGCCCGGCCTGTCGGGCCTGGAAGTGGCCGAGCGTATCGGCCGTCAGGCGCACGTGGTGTTCGTCACCGCCTATGACCAGTACGCCGTCGATGCGTTCGACGCGGGCGCGGTCGATTATCTGCTCAAGCCCATCCAGCCGGGGCGCCTGGATAAAGCGCTGGCGCGGCTGCGCGAAAAACTCGACAGCCAGCCGATGGATGTGAGCGCAGTCGTCCGGCAGGTCAAGGCGGCGTCGCCCGCGCCAGCACGCGAAAAATTGAAATGGCTGAAAGCCAGCGTGGGCAAGCAGATCCGCCTGATCGACGTCGAGGAGGTGCTGTTCTTCCAGGCCGATACCAAGTACACGCGCGTGGTGCTGGAAGGGTCGGAGGCGCTGGTGCGCATCCCGCTGAAGGATTTATTGGGCGGACTCGATGCCGACCGTTTCTGGCAGATCCATCGCGGCACGGTCGTGAAGGTGACGGCGATCCGCGCCGCCGAGCGCATCGACGCCGAGCGCATGCAGGTGCTGCTGCGCGGCAGCAGCGAAGTGCTGCCCGTCAGCCGCAGTTTCACGCATCTGTTTCGCGAATAG
- the recQ gene encoding DNA helicase RecQ, with translation MNSDTGADTGADLSARALHVLETVFGYPAFRGQQGEIVEHVASGGDALVLMPTGGGKSLCYQIPALLRDGVGVVISPLIALMQDQVDALEEVGVRAAFLNSTQTFEEAMRIERLVRTGEIDLVYVAPERLMTQRCLELFDASKISLFAIDEAHCVSQWGHDFRPEYIRLSILHERFPNVPRIALTATADQQTRAEIALRLQLGEARQFVSSFDRPNIRYSIVEKANGRKQLLDFIAGEHSGDSGIVYCLSRKKVEETADFLNENGIRAMAYHAGMEYAVRAKNQARFLREENIVMVATIAFGMGIDKPDVRFVCHLDLPKSIEGYYQETGRAGRDGGPASAWMAYGLQDVVLQRRMIDESEADETFKRVLSMKLDAMLGLCETLSCRRMRLLDYFGERSGPCGNCDTCLIPPVSFDGSVPVQKLLSTIYRVDQRFAGGHVIDVLRGATTERITQWHHDKLTVYGVGADRSEQEWRAILRQAIALGLVTVDHDAFSSLKLTDAARPVLKGEQTVQLRQYQKPVKAKRPSTSRSTFEEVELSRSEQGIFERLRSWRMGTAREHGVPAYVVFQDATLREIAKVKPTSIDQLRGVTGVGEKKLVSYGDAIVAIINEML, from the coding sequence ATGAATTCAGACACCGGCGCCGACACGGGCGCCGACCTCAGCGCACGTGCGCTTCACGTGCTCGAGACCGTCTTCGGCTACCCCGCCTTCCGCGGCCAGCAGGGCGAAATCGTCGAGCACGTGGCCAGTGGCGGCGACGCGCTGGTCCTGATGCCCACCGGCGGCGGCAAGTCGCTGTGCTATCAGATTCCCGCGCTGCTGCGCGACGGCGTCGGCGTGGTCATCTCGCCGCTCATCGCGCTGATGCAGGATCAGGTCGATGCGCTCGAAGAAGTCGGCGTGCGCGCCGCGTTCCTCAATTCGACCCAGACGTTCGAAGAAGCGATGCGCATCGAGCGCCTCGTGCGCACCGGCGAAATCGACCTGGTCTACGTGGCGCCCGAGCGCCTGATGACGCAGCGCTGCCTCGAGCTGTTCGATGCATCCAAAATCTCGCTGTTCGCGATCGACGAAGCGCACTGCGTATCGCAATGGGGCCACGACTTCCGCCCCGAGTACATCCGCCTGTCGATCTTGCACGAGCGCTTCCCGAACGTGCCGCGCATCGCGCTCACGGCGACGGCCGACCAGCAAACCCGCGCCGAAATCGCGCTGCGCCTGCAACTGGGTGAAGCGCGCCAGTTCGTCTCGTCGTTCGACCGCCCGAACATCCGCTACTCGATCGTCGAGAAAGCCAACGGCCGCAAGCAGCTGCTCGACTTCATCGCCGGCGAGCATTCAGGCGACTCGGGCATCGTCTACTGCCTGTCGCGCAAGAAGGTCGAAGAAACCGCCGACTTCCTCAACGAAAACGGCATCCGCGCCATGGCCTACCACGCCGGCATGGAATACGCGGTGCGTGCCAAGAACCAGGCGCGCTTCCTGCGCGAAGAAAACATCGTCATGGTCGCCACCATCGCCTTCGGCATGGGCATCGACAAACCCGATGTACGCTTCGTGTGCCACCTCGATCTGCCAAAAAGCATCGAAGGCTATTATCAGGAGACCGGCCGCGCCGGCCGTGACGGCGGCCCCGCCAGCGCCTGGATGGCCTACGGCCTGCAAGACGTGGTGCTGCAGCGCCGGATGATCGACGAGTCCGAGGCCGACGAAACGTTCAAGCGCGTGCTGTCGATGAAGCTCGACGCCATGCTGGGCCTGTGCGAAACCCTGTCGTGCCGGCGCATGCGCCTGCTCGACTACTTCGGCGAACGCTCCGGCCCGTGCGGCAACTGCGACACCTGCCTGATCCCGCCGGTGAGCTTCGACGGCTCGGTGCCGGTGCAAAAACTGCTGTCCACCATCTACCGGGTCGACCAGCGCTTTGCTGGAGGCCACGTGATCGACGTGCTGCGCGGCGCGACCACCGAGCGCATCACCCAGTGGCACCACGACAAGCTCACCGTGTATGGCGTGGGCGCCGACCGTAGCGAACAGGAGTGGCGCGCCATCCTGCGTCAGGCCATTGCGCTGGGCCTCGTCACGGTCGACCACGACGCCTTCAGTTCGCTCAAGCTCACCGACGCCGCGCGCCCGGTGCTCAAGGGCGAGCAGACGGTGCAGCTGCGTCAGTACCAGAAACCGGTCAAGGCCAAGCGCCCTTCCACGTCACGCTCGACGTTCGAGGAAGTGGAGCTGTCGCGCTCCGAGCAAGGCATCTTCGAGCGCCTGCGCTCGTGGCGCATGGGCACCGCGCGCGAGCACGGCGTGCCGGCCTACGTCGTGTTCCAGGATGCGACGCTGCGCGAGATCGCCAAGGTCAAGCCAACGTCAATCGACCAGCTGCGTGGCGTGACCGGCGTGGGCGAGAAAAAGCTCGTGTCGTATGGCGACGCGATCGTCGCCATCATCAACGAGATGCTGTAA
- a CDS encoding undecaprenyl-diphosphate phosphatase: MDIVLAIKAIIMGLVEGFTEFLPISSTGHLILMGSLLDFTGTKATVFKIVIQAGAMLAVVWEYRARIAKVFAGLGADPVQQRFARNVVIAFFPAAIAGVLFSAAITEVLFHPIPVAVALVLGGIVILWVEHRNRQNPKAARVETVDDMSMLDALKVGFAQAFALIPGTSRSGSTIIGGMLFGLSRKAATEFSFFLAMPTMLGATVYSIAKERDLLSMADVPLFSLGFFSAFISAFLCVRWLLRYISTHDFTIFAWYRIVFGILILVTAQFDLLTWAD; this comes from the coding sequence ATGGATATCGTTCTAGCCATTAAGGCAATCATCATGGGCCTGGTCGAGGGTTTCACTGAATTCCTTCCGATTTCGTCGACCGGCCACCTGATCCTGATGGGCAGCTTGCTCGATTTCACGGGTACCAAGGCAACTGTTTTCAAGATTGTCATCCAGGCCGGCGCCATGCTGGCCGTGGTCTGGGAATACCGTGCGCGCATCGCGAAGGTGTTCGCCGGACTGGGTGCCGATCCCGTCCAGCAGCGCTTTGCGCGCAATGTCGTGATTGCATTCTTCCCTGCCGCGATTGCTGGCGTGCTGTTCAGCGCGGCCATTACCGAAGTGCTGTTCCACCCGATTCCCGTGGCCGTTGCTCTGGTGCTCGGCGGTATCGTCATCCTGTGGGTCGAACACCGCAACCGCCAGAATCCGAAGGCCGCGCGGGTCGAGACGGTCGACGACATGAGCATGCTCGATGCGCTCAAGGTCGGCTTCGCGCAAGCCTTCGCGCTGATCCCCGGCACCAGCCGTTCGGGTTCGACGATCATTGGCGGCATGCTGTTCGGCCTGTCGCGCAAGGCGGCCACCGAATTCTCGTTCTTCCTGGCCATGCCGACGATGCTGGGCGCCACGGTCTACTCGATCGCCAAGGAGCGCGACCTGCTGTCGATGGCCGATGTGCCGCTGTTTAGCCTGGGCTTTTTCTCAGCGTTTATTTCCGCATTCCTGTGCGTGCGCTGGCTCCTGCGCTACATCAGTACGCACGACTTCACGATCTTCGCCTGGTACCGTATCGTATTCGGTATCCTGATTCTCGTGACCGCCCAATTCGATCTGCTTACCTGGGCGGACTAA
- a CDS encoding YkgJ family cysteine cluster protein, with the protein MLSTPAPFQCRPQCGACCTAPSITSPIPGMPNGKPAGVRCVQLGEDERCRIFGQPERPAFCGGLQPSHEMCGDTRAQAMIWLSELERLTAPESV; encoded by the coding sequence ATGCTGTCCACTCCCGCCCCCTTCCAGTGCCGGCCGCAATGCGGCGCCTGCTGCACCGCCCCGTCGATCACCAGTCCGATCCCCGGCATGCCCAATGGCAAGCCGGCAGGCGTACGTTGCGTGCAATTGGGAGAGGACGAGCGCTGCCGCATCTTCGGGCAACCCGAGCGGCCGGCCTTTTGCGGCGGGCTGCAACCGTCACACGAGATGTGTGGCGATACCCGCGCGCAGGCGATGATCTGGTTGAGTGAACTGGAACGGCTGACGGCGCCGGAGTCCGTGTAA
- a CDS encoding TetR/AcrR family transcriptional regulator, whose amino-acid sequence MDCQTDSKPRWERRKEARPQELLSAAVELFVERGFASTRLEDVAKRAGVSKGTLYLYYTNKEDLFKAVVRQSIVPMLGQAEISVAEFEGHSADLLRSVILSWWHRVGATKASGISKLIFAEADNFPELARFYQTEVMSRGMRMISSMLERGVQRGEFRAIDIPQTTQVLIAPMLMLSTWKHTIAPCERCDLHPEAFLDAFLDITLNGLVPAGQPAR is encoded by the coding sequence ATGGACTGCCAAACAGACAGCAAGCCACGTTGGGAACGTCGCAAGGAAGCGCGGCCGCAAGAGCTGCTCTCGGCTGCCGTCGAGCTGTTCGTCGAGCGCGGCTTTGCCTCCACCCGCCTGGAAGACGTGGCCAAGCGCGCCGGTGTCTCCAAGGGCACCTTGTATCTGTATTACACCAACAAGGAAGATCTGTTCAAGGCCGTCGTACGCCAGAGTATCGTGCCGATGCTGGGGCAGGCCGAAATCTCGGTCGCTGAATTTGAAGGCCATAGCGCCGACCTGCTGCGCAGCGTGATCCTGTCGTGGTGGCATCGGGTGGGTGCGACCAAGGCGTCCGGCATTAGCAAGCTGATCTTTGCTGAAGCCGATAATTTCCCTGAACTGGCGCGCTTTTACCAGACAGAAGTCATGAGCCGCGGCATGCGCATGATCTCCAGCATGCTCGAGCGCGGCGTGCAGCGCGGCGAGTTTCGCGCGATCGATATTCCCCAGACCACCCAGGTTTTGATCGCGCCGATGCTGATGCTGTCCACCTGGAAACACACCATCGCCCCGTGCGAGCGCTGCGACCTGCATCCCGAAGCCTTCCTCGACGCCTTCCTCGACATCACCCTCAATGGCCTCGTGCCGGCTGGCCAACCGGCCCGCTGA
- a CDS encoding protein-L-isoaspartate O-methyltransferase, whose amino-acid sequence MNIEQARFNMIEQQIRPWNVLDQDILDLLHVVKREQFVPQAYQNLAFADTEIPLPGGEAMLNPKVEARMAQEAGVKQGDNVLQIGTGSGYLAALLASKARHVTSVEILPETAAQAKQNLDAAGITNVAVEVGNGAQGWATGTDYDVIVVSGALPLLPESLIKQLKIGGRMIAIVGTAPAMTCQRITRTSATAHEAVTVFETVAKPLTGATKPSGFTF is encoded by the coding sequence ATGAATATCGAACAAGCCCGCTTCAATATGATCGAACAGCAGATCCGTCCTTGGAATGTGCTGGACCAGGACATCCTCGACCTGCTGCACGTGGTCAAGCGTGAACAATTCGTGCCACAGGCCTACCAGAACCTGGCATTTGCCGATACCGAAATCCCGCTGCCGGGCGGTGAAGCCATGCTCAATCCGAAGGTCGAAGCGCGCATGGCGCAAGAGGCTGGCGTCAAGCAGGGCGACAACGTGCTGCAGATCGGCACCGGTTCGGGCTACCTGGCAGCGCTGCTGGCAAGCAAGGCGCGTCACGTGACGAGCGTTGAAATCCTGCCGGAAACCGCCGCCCAGGCCAAGCAGAACCTCGACGCTGCCGGCATCACCAATGTGGCGGTCGAAGTGGGCAATGGCGCGCAGGGCTGGGCGACCGGCACCGATTACGACGTGATCGTCGTGTCGGGCGCACTGCCGCTGCTGCCGGAGTCGCTGATCAAGCAACTGAAAATCGGTGGCCGCATGATCGCGATCGTCGGCACTGCGCCGGCCATGACGTGCCAGCGGATCACCCGCACCTCGGCCACCGCGCATGAGGCGGTCACCGTGTTCGAAACCGTCGCCAAGCCGCTGACGGGCGCAACGAAGCCGTCCGGTTTCACGTTCTGA
- a CDS encoding sulfurtransferase, translating into MQQITAPELAALLADPAREQPLLLDVRENWEFETCRIAGSTQIPMNLIPVRVTEIDDDREVVCICHHGARSMQVAAFLERNGFDNVTNLTGGIHAWAVQVDPSMPTY; encoded by the coding sequence ATGCAACAGATTACTGCTCCCGAACTGGCCGCCTTGCTGGCCGATCCGGCGCGCGAGCAGCCGCTGCTGCTCGACGTGCGCGAAAACTGGGAATTCGAGACGTGCCGCATCGCCGGCTCGACCCAGATTCCGATGAACCTGATTCCGGTGCGCGTGACCGAGATCGACGACGACCGCGAGGTCGTCTGCATTTGCCACCACGGGGCGCGCAGCATGCAGGTTGCTGCCTTCCTTGAGCGCAATGGTTTTGACAATGTAACCAACTTGACGGGCGGGATACACGCCTGGGCTGTGCAAGTCGATCCGTCGATGCCGACGTATTGA